One Proteinivorax tanatarense DNA segment encodes these proteins:
- a CDS encoding DUF1492 domain-containing protein produces the protein MNAKEYLSQAIWLDKIIQNKLEQKEKLKSIAQKATTDFSQEKVSGSKIDKSAMESATVKIVDLQHEINSDIDRLIDLKTEILQTIALVGDTSHQLILEMRYINGKGWEEVAYNMGFDVRTIFRIHGKAIKEIEKIKSCQ, from the coding sequence TTGAATGCAAAAGAATATTTATCGCAAGCAATCTGGCTTGATAAGATAATCCAAAATAAGCTTGAACAAAAAGAGAAGCTAAAATCTATAGCTCAAAAAGCAACTACAGATTTTAGCCAGGAAAAAGTATCTGGAAGTAAAATAGATAAAAGCGCAATGGAAAGCGCTACAGTTAAGATCGTAGATTTACAACACGAGATCAACAGTGACATCGATAGGCTTATTGATCTAAAGACAGAAATTTTACAAACTATTGCTTTGGTAGGCGATACTAGCCACCAGTTGATATTAGAGATGAGGTATATAAACGGTAAAGGTTGGGAAGAGGTGGCCTATAATATGGGCTTTGATGTTAGGACCATTTTTAGGATCCACGGAAAAGCAATAAAAGAAATTGAAAAAATTAAAAGTTGTCAGTAG